The proteins below are encoded in one region of Triticum aestivum cultivar Chinese Spring chromosome 1B, IWGSC CS RefSeq v2.1, whole genome shotgun sequence:
- the LOC123099419 gene encoding iron-sulfur cluster assembly protein 1, which translates to MLRAAGKRLIGAAGIRPAAAGDSPGAAMAVAARRGYHERVVDHYTNPRNVGAFDKDDADVGTGLVGAPACGDVMKMQIRVDQASGRIVDACFKTFGCGSAIASSSVATEWVKGKQMEEVVAIKNTEIAKHLSLPPVKLHCSMLAEDAIKAAVKDYEAKKTKPAKADE; encoded by the exons ATGCTGCGCGCGGCGGGGAAGAGGCTGATCGGCGCTGCGGGGATCCGCCCAGCGGCCGCCGGAGACTCCCCCGGCGCGGCGATGGCTGTGGCGGCGAGGAGGGGGTACCACGAGCGGGTGGTGGACCACTACACCAACCCACGCAACGTGGGGGCGTTCGACAAGGACGACGCCGACGTCGGCACGGGGCTCGTCGGCGCGCCCGCCTGCGGGGACGTCATGAAGATGCAGATCCGCGTGGACCAGGCCTCCGGCAGGATCGTCGACGCCTGCTTCAAGACCTTCGGCTGCGGCTCCGCCATCGCATCCTCCTCCGTCG CCACTGAGTGGGTGAAGGGAAAGCAGATGGAGGAAGTGGTAGCGATCAAGAACAC AGAGATCGCCAAGCATCTGTCGCTGCCGCCGGTGAAGCTCCACTGCAGCATGCTCGCCGAGGACGCCATCAAGGCCGCAGTCAAGGACTACGAGGCCAAGAAGACGAAGCCGGCCAAGGCAGACGAGTAG